The proteins below come from a single Aegilops tauschii subsp. strangulata cultivar AL8/78 chromosome 6, Aet v6.0, whole genome shotgun sequence genomic window:
- the LOC109764797 gene encoding F-box/LRR-repeat protein 14, protein MEDLPEPLLAEIVKRITQTSDLNSLSLVSKQLCTVEAEYRYAIRIGRGLNPSTEALVSLFSRFPNLAKVEIDYSGWKSTDAEQLNNQGLYVLSSHCPSLSDLALSFCSYIDDTGLGYLADLKNLRSLRLNRAPAVTSTGIFRVVVGCRYLSVLYLVDCKAVDNREWLEYFGRYGSLGELVVKDCDGISQYDLLKFGAGWANLQKFEFEINGDYFTLFARDPSIVSGYPYSYDICCDSLKDLRLAHIITNEEIGLRFLLGKCKALETLYLEYVIGLHENEMISLFQRCSNLKIVSLRLRPLHYEDIEYRTALTDASLKALAVSCPMLHVVELTFAFCDPDWPTEIGFTQEGILTLIQSCPIRALLLNGASILYDEGMKCLSSSPLLEKLELVDCCSITDAGMNFIIQAPCLRSLTLRQCNKVTDNGMAELARSQKLESLTVIGCRRISLKGVRGAAKTVRYSAEFESLESLKAMNMNIK, encoded by the coding sequence ATGGAGGATCTCCCAGAGCCACTGCTTGCAGAGATCGTCAAGAGGATTACCCAGACAAGTGATCTTAATTCTCTTTCCCTTGTGTCGAAGCAGCTCTGCACCGTCGAGGCGGAGTACAGGTATGCTATCCGCATTGGCCGTGGACTCAATCCATCAACAGAAGCCTTGGTATCTCTCTTCTCCCGGTTCCCCAATTTGGCGAAAGTAGAGATCGATTACTCTGGGTGGAAGTCTACTGACGCGGAGCAGTTGAACAACCAAGGCCTTTATGTTCTATCATCTCACTGCCCCTCGTTGTCTGATCTTGCTTTAAGCTTCTGCTCATACATCGATGATACGGGTCTTGGTTATCTAGCTGACCTCAAAAATTTGAGGTCCCTCAGGCTGAACCGTGCACCAGCAGTCACTTCTACTGGGATCTTTCGGGTGGTGGTTGGTTGCAGGTATCTGTCAGTTCTCTACCTTGTTGACTGTAAGGCAGTAGACAACAGGGAGTGGCTTGAGTACTTTGGGAGGTATGGATCGTTGGGTGAACTTGTTGTAAAGGATTGTGATGGAATCAGCCAGTATGACCTCTTAAAGTTTGGCGCAGGATGGGCAAATCTCCAAAAGTTTGAGTTCGAGATTAATGGAGATTATTTCACGTTATTTGCTCGTGATCCCTCCATCGTGTCTGGCTACCCATATAGCTATGACATCTGCTGTGATAGCTTGAAGGATCTTAGGTTGGCTCATATTATAACAAATGAAGAAATTGGACTTCGTTTTCTCCTGGGGAAGTGCAAAGCATTGGAGACACTTTACCTGGAGTATGTTATTGGTCTACATGAGAATGAGATGATTTCACTATTCCAGAGGTGCAGCAACCTTAAAATTGTCTCACTTCGACTCAGGCCTCTGCACTATGAAGATATTGAGTATAGGACAGCACTGACTGATGCTAGCCTTAAGGCTCTAGCTGTTAGCTGCCCGATGCTTCATGTTGTTGAGCTCACATTCGCATTTTGCGACCCCGATTGGCCTACTGAAATAGGTTTCACACAAGAGGGCATTTTGACGCTAATCCAATCTTGTCCAATTCGCGCTCTTTTGCTAAATGGTGCCAGCATTTTGTATGACGAGGGGATGAAGTGCCTCTCATCCTCACCGCTCCTGGAGAAGCTCGAGCTCGTGGACTGCTGCTCTATAACTGATGCTGGTATGAATTTCATTATTCAGGCTCCTTGCTTGAGGAGTCTCACACTCCGTCAATGCAATAAAGTAACAGACAATGGGATGGCTGAGCTGGCACGTTCACAGAAGTTGGAGTCACTGACCGTGATAGGCTGCCGCCGGATCTCTCTGAAGGGTGTGCGAGGGGCTGCCAAAACAGTTCGCTACTCTGCAGAGTTTGAAAGCCTAGAGAGTTTAAAAGCAATGAACATGAACATAAAATGA